One part of the Kryptolebias marmoratus isolate JLee-2015 linkage group LG2, ASM164957v2, whole genome shotgun sequence genome encodes these proteins:
- the LOC108240866 gene encoding extracellular calcium-sensing receptor-like, which translates to MKCALQGTPRFPALSANGDFVVGGAFSLHYTQDAVIYNYTTKPKPPQCTGRFNARGLRFSRAMIFAIEEINNSTELLPGVKLGYQIYDSCVSAPVSAHVAFHITNGQDPVFYKGSNCSQSSVVMAVVGDSGSTPSISMSRIIGSFNIPLISHYATCACLSDKQQYPTFFRTIPSDQFQADALAKMVKHFGWTWIGAVRSDSDYGNNGMASFLDAAQREGICVEYSESFFRTDPDIKIKKVADVIRRSAALVVVAFTASGDMSVLLKELAREPPPPRQWIGSEAWVLTELKKVNFSRNGYPVSFDANGDPVAFYELVNWQKTESGVIELVTVGYYDASLPKGQEFHINRNITWIEGGTKVPVSVCSESCPPGTRKVLQKGKPICCYDCIPCPEGEISNTTDSPDCFPCPSESWSNAERNDCFPKPVEFLSFDEVLSIILAAFSVFGACLSIITGAIFFRHRTTPIVRANNSELSFLLLFSLTFCFLCSLTFIGTPSEWSCMLRHTAFGIIFVLCISCVLGKTVVVLMAFKATLPGSNVMKWFGLSC; encoded by the exons ATGAAATGTGCTCTACAGGGTACACCTCGTTTCCCTGCATTGTCAGCGAATGGGGACTTTGTTGTTGGAGGTGCTTTCTCCTTACACTACACACAGGATGCAGTGATTTATAACTACACCACCAAGCCGAAGCCTCCACAGTGCACAGGAAG GTTTAATGCCCGGGGTCTGCGTTTCTCTCGAGCAATGATTTTTGCCATTGAGGAGATAAACAACAGCACAGAGCTGCTGCCAGGTGTCAAACTTGGATATCAGATCTATGACTCATGTGTCTCAGCACCAGTGTCAGCACATGTGGCTTTTCATATAACAAATGGTCAGGACCCTGTGTTTTACAAAGGCAGCAATTGTTCCCAATCAAGTGTGGTGATGGCTGTTGTTGGAGATTCTGGATCCACGCCATCCATCAGCATGTCACGTATAATCGGGTCCTTTAACATCCCTCTG ATAAGCCATTACGCCACCTGTGCCTGCCTGTCAGATAAGCAGCAGTATCCAACGTTTTTCAGAACAATCCCCAGTGATCAGTTCCAAGCTGATGCTCTGGCTAAGATGGTGAAACACTTTGGCTGGACTTGGATTGGTGCTGTCCGCTCAGACTCAGATTATGGAAATAATGGCATGGCGTCTTTTCTTGACGCAGCACAAAGAGAGGGGATCTGTGTGGAGTACTCTGAATCCTTCTTTCGAACTGACCCAGATATCAAGATTAAGAAAGTAGCTGATGTTATCCGCAG GTCAGCAGCACTGGTTGTTGTAGCTTTTACAGCCTCTGGAGATATGAGTGTCCTGTTAAAGGAGCTGGCTCGTGAGCCTCCACCACCTCGTCAGTGGATAGGAAGTGAGGCCTGG GTTTTGACTGAACTAAAGAAAGTGAACTTTTCCCGTAATGGTTATCCTGTGTCATTTGATGCTAACGGTGATCCTGTAGCTTTTTATGAGCTGGTCAACTGGCAGAAAACCGAGAGTGGAGTTATTGAGCTGGTAACAGTAGGATACTATGATGCATCACTGCCAAAAGGCCAGGAGTTTCATATCAACAGGAACATAACATGGATTGAGGGTGGCACAAAA GTTCCAGTGTCAGTGTGCTCTGAGAGTTGTCCTCCAGGAACTCGTAAAGTGTTGCAGAAAGGAAAACCCATCTGCTGCTATGATTGTATACCATGTCCTGAAGGAGAGATCAGTAATACAACAG attccCCTGACTGCTTTCCATGTCCCAGTGAATCCTGGTCTAATGCAGAAAGAAATGATTGTTTCCCCAAACCTGTTGAGTTTCTTTCCTTTGATGAAGTCCTGTCGATTATACTGGCTGCATTCTCTGTTTTTGGCGCATGTCTGTCCATCATAACAGGAGCTATTTTCTTTCGTCACAGAACAACTCCAATTGTCAGAGCCaacaactctgagctgagcttcctgctgctcttctctcTGACTTTCTGTTTCTTATGTTCATTAACATTCATTGGAACTCCCTCTGAATGGTCCTGCATGCTGCGGCACACAGCTTTTGGTATTATCTTTGTTCTCTGTATCTCCTGTGTTCTTGGGAAAACTGTAGTGGTTTTAATGGCCTTTAAAGCTACACTTCCAGGTAGTAATGTCATGAAATGGTTTGG gtTGAGTTGTTGA
- the LOC108240867 gene encoding extracellular calcium-sensing receptor-like produces the protein MKCNLLGTTRLPVLSEDGDFVIGGVFAFRPKLYTVIYNYTTKPEPPRCTGSFNSRMLRFFRTLLFAIEEINNSTELLPGVKLGYQIYDLCVSALVSAHVAFQLTNGQDPVFYKDSNCSHSGMVMAVIGDAGSTSSISMSRIMGSFNIPLLSPFATCACLSDKQQHPTFFRTIPSDQFQADALAKLVKHFGWTWIGAVRSDSEYGNNGMASFLDAAKREGICVEYSEAFLRTDPHSKILRIAEVIRRSTAMVIVAFTAVGDISILLEELTLNPSPPRQWIGSEGWITDPNLISFSFCAGAIGVAIPQSVIPGLRDFLLDLSPTEVAASSVLTEFWEDAFNCSLKTSNYLNKRMCDGTEDIKQLKNPYTETSQLRITNMVYKAVYAVAHAIHNAVCQKTNHTSQCNKHIRLKNKQVLTELKKVNFSRNGYPVSFDANGDPYAFYELVNWQKSESGVIELIPVGYYDASLPKGQEFQINKNITWVEGGTQVPVSVCSESCPPGTRKVLQKGKPICCYDCIPCPEGEMSNTSDSPDCFPCPSELWSNAERDVCFPKPVEFLSFDEVLSIILAAFSVTGACLSIITAIIFFHHRTTPIVRANNSELSFLLLFSLTLCFLCSLTFIGAPSEWSCMLRHTAFGITFVLCISCVLGKTVVVLMAFKATLPGSNVMKWFGPPQQRMTVVYLTFIQVLICTLWLVLSPPFPMKNLTTYKEKIILECALGSAVGFWAVLGYIGLLAVFCFVLAVLARKLPDNFNEAKLITFSMLIFCAVWITFIPAYVSSPGKFTVAVEIFAILASSFGLILCIFAPKCFIILFQPEKNSKKYLMNKN, from the exons ATGAAATGTAATTTGCTGGGTACGACTCGTTTACCTGTATTGTCAGAGGATGGGGACTTTGTTATTGGCGGTGTTTTTGCTTTTCGCCCAAAACTTTACACAGTGATTTATAACTACACCACCAAGCCCGAACCTCCAAGATGCACAGGGAG CTTTAATTCACGGATGTTGCGGTTCTTTCGAACTCTGTTGTTTGCCATTGAGGAGATAAACAACAGCACAGAGCTGCTGCCAGGCGTCAAACTTGGATATCAAATCTATGATTTATGTGTCTCAGCATTAGTGTCGGCACATGTGGCGTTTCAACTAACAAATGGTCAGGACCCTGTGTTTTACAAAGACAGCAATTGTTCCCACTCTGGTATGGTGATGGCTGTTATTGGGGATGCTGGATCTACATCATCAATCAGCATGTCACGCATCATGGGGTCTTTCAATATCCCTTTG TTGAGCCCATTTGCCACCTGTGCCTGCCTGTCAGATAAGCAGCAGCACCCAACTTTTTTCAGAACAATTCCCAGTGATCAGTTCCAAGCTGATGCTCTGGCCAAGCTGGTGAAACACTTTGGCTGGACTTGGATCGGAGCTGTTCGTTCtgactcagaatatggaaatAATGGCATGGCGTCTTTTCTCGATGCAGCAAAGAGAGAGGGGATTTGTGTGGAGTACTCTGAAGCCTTTCTTCGGACCGACCCACACAGCAAGATCCTGAGAATAGCTGAAGTTATTCGCAG GTCAACAGCAATGGTTATTGTGGCTTTTACAGCCGTTGGTGATATCAGTATCCTGCTAGAAGAGCTGACTTTGAATCCTTCACCACCTCGCCAGTGGATAGGAAGTGAGGGCTGGATAACTGACCCAAACTTGATTAGTTTCAGTTTCTGTGCCGGGGCCATCGGAGTTGCAATTCCGCAATCTGTCATCCCAGGTCTGAGAGACTTCCTACTGGATCTCTCTCCCACTGAAGTAGCTGCCTCTTCAGTACTTACTGAGTTCTGGGAGGATGCATTCAACTGCAGCTTGAAAACAA GTAACTACCTCAATAAAAGAATGTGTGATGGAACTGAAGacataaaacaactcaaaaaccCATACACTGAAACATCTCAGTTAAGAATCACTAACATGGTGTATAAGGCTGTTTATGCTGTAGCTCATGCCATTCACAATGCAGTgtgtcagaaaacaaatcacACCAGTCAGTGTAACAAACACAtcagacttaaaaacaaacag GTtttgactgaattaaaaaaagtaaacttttccCGTAATGGTTATCCTGTGTCATTTGATGCTAACGGGGATCCTTATGCATTTTATGAGCTGGTGAACTGGCAGAAGAGTGAGAGTGGAGTTATTGAGCTGATACCAGTAGGATACTATGATGCATCACTGCCAAAAGGCCAGGAGTTTCAAATCAACAAGAACATAACCTGGGTGGAAGGTGGCACACAA GTACCAGTGTCAGTGTGCTCTGAGAGTTGTCCTCCAGGAACTCGTAAAGTGTTGCAGAAAGGAAAACCCATCTGCTGCTACGACTGTATACCATGTCCTGAAGGAGAGATGAGTAATACATCAG ATTCTCCTGATTGCTTCCCATGTCCCAGTGAACTCTGGTCTAATGCAGAAAGAGATGTTTGTTTCCCCAAACCTGTTGAGTTTCTTTCCTTCGATGAAGTCCTGTCAATTATACTAGCTGCATTCTCTGTTACTGGGGCCTGTCTGTCCATCATAACAgcaattattttctttcatcacaGAACAACTCCAATTGTCAGAGCCaacaactctgagctgagcttcTTGCTGCTCTTCTCTCTGACTCTGTGTTTCTTATGTTCATTAACATTCATCGGAGCTCCCTCTGAGTGGTCCTGCATGCTGCGGCACACAGCGTTTGGTATCACCTTTGTTCTTTGTATCTCCTGTGTTCTTGGGAAAACTGTAGTGGTTTTAATGGCCTTTAAAGCTACACTTCCAGGTAGTAATGTCATGAAATGGTTTGGGCCTCCACAGCAAAGGATGACTGTTGTGTATCTGacatttattcaagttttaatttgtaCTCTTTGGTTGGTTCTCAGCCCTCCCTTTCCAATGAAAAATCTGACCACATACAAGGAGAAGATCATCCTGGAATGTGCATTAGGCTCTGCTGTTGGGTTCTGGGCTGTGCTCGGGTACATTGGCCTGCTggctgttttttgctttgtgttagcTGTTCTAGCTCGGAAACTACCTGATAATTTTAATGAGGCCAAGCTGATAACCTTCAGCATGCTGATATTCTGTGCAGTGTGGATCACCTTCATCCCAGCATATGTCAGCTCTCCTGGAAAATTTACTGTGGCTGTGGAGATATTTGCCATCCTGGCCTCCAGTTTTGGACTGATACTGTGTATATTTGCTCCGAAGTGTTTTATCATATTATTTCAGCCAGAGAAAAACTCcaagaaatatttaatgaacaaaaactga